One segment of Brassica napus cultivar Da-Ae chromosome C3, Da-Ae, whole genome shotgun sequence DNA contains the following:
- the LOC106385548 gene encoding protein transport protein Sec61 subunit gamma-1 — protein sequence MDAIDSVVDPLRDFAKDSIRLVKRCHKPDRKEFTKVAVRTAIGFVVMGFVGFFVKLIFIPINNIIVGAT from the exons ATGGACGCCATTGATTCCGTCGTTGATCCTCTCAGAGACTTCGCTAAGGATAGCATCCGTCTCGTTAAGCGTTGCCACAAACCAGATCGCAAag AGTTCACGAAAGTTGCAGTTCGTACGGCGATAGGGTTTGTAGTGATGGGATTCGTTGGCTTCTTTGTGAAGCTCATCTTTATTCCCATCAACAACATCATCGTCGGCGCCACTTAG